The DNA window CGGCACCACGCCTGGCACTTCCTGCCCGTTGCCATACAGGCCAGCCTCTACATCGTACTGTCGCTCAATAGCTACGAGTTTCGAGACTGGTTCTGGCAAACGATTCATTACCCCGTTACGTACCGGATCGAGTTCGACGGTACATGGTTGTCTTTGCTGATTTACGTGGGTTTGTCGCTGCGGCTGTTGCAGTGGTATCGGCGGTATGTGCAGGAGAATTTTTCTGAAACCAGTCAGCTTACACTACGCTGGTTGCAGGTGCTGCTGATCGGACTGGTACTGATCTGCGGGCAGTGGACGTATGAGATGGTGCTGCGCGACCGGTTCAATAGCTACTACGTCAACGACTATTCGTACTGGATGCTGGGCGTAGTATTGGTGGCTATGGGCATCGTTGGTCTTCAGCAGCGTACCATGGAGCAGGTGCAGTTTCACGCCGAAGCAACACCAGCCCCGCCATTTACCGAAAAGGCAGCCGACAAGGTCAACCCCGAATATTTAGAGCGCATTCGCCGGGCTATGAACATAGACAGACTGTACCTCAACCCTACCCTGACCCTGATCGAACTGGCGCAACACGTAAAGCTGAATCCAAAAGTGGTGTCGCAGGTCATTAACACCGGCATGCAGCAGTCGTTCAACGACTTCGTCAATGCCCACCGGGTAAGCGAAGTAAAGCAGCGACTCCACTCCGACGACCTCAACCGCTTTACGCTGCTGGGGATTGCGCTGGAGTCGGGCTTCAATTCAAAGACAACCTTCAACCGGATTTTCAAGGAGCATACTGGTCTGTCGCCAAGTGCCTTCGCCATGGCCCGCAGCTAGTCCCAAATCATCCGTTGGGACGTCTCAGGCCGAAAATGGGGCGCACAGGGCTGTTTCTACGCTCACCTTTGCATCGTTCATTCACCAAAACGCCGAACGACGATGCACACGACCCGCTTTCTTTTCGCCTGTTTGCTTACCGTATTCGCGGTGGCTGCGCTGCCAGCACAGGCCCAGACCGGTTGGACCGATAAAAGCCGGATCATGCCTGACAAGCTGCGGGGCTTGCCCGTTGGCCTGACCCTCTGGCACACCAACAACCCCTGCATACCGGAGAAAACAGACAGTCTCTACGTCTGGAAACACAGCACCATGGTACGGGCCGACGTTGGCGATCTGGAGTTTGTAGAAGCGGGCAGTTATATCTGGTACGACGCGTCGGGCTGGCACCCGAATCTGCGGGAAAATGCGCAAGACTTCGCCGACAATTTTGGCTGTATCGACGGCAAACTTCCCCAAAACAAAGTCTTCACGTTTGTAAAAAACTGGCGTTTCGGCAAACAGCTCTACGGGGGCGACGCCCTCTGGTATATCATCGCCCGCGACAAAACGGGCAAGCTCTACAAGGGCTACGGCATCATCGAAACCGAAGCGAAAACAAACTAACACCGCCAACCGGCTGCCAGCGACGAAGCAGCCAATTACTTACAAACTCAAAAAACAAAGCCATGAAAACGATAGCCTGCCTCAGCCTTTTCCTAATCAGTACACTCTCCGCCGTGGCCCAGCGCTACGTGGCCGACAGCCAGCAAAGCAAACTAAGCTGGACGGGACACAGTGAAATCGGCAGTTACGCGCCCAGCGGTACGGTTCAGCTTCGGCAGGGACTTATTCAGGTGCGAAACGGTCAGATCAGTCAGGCACGGATCGACATCGATATGCGGACGATTCAGCACGAAAATGGGCAGATGCAGACTCACCTGCGCGGTGAAGACTTTTTCGACACGGCCAAATTCCCGACGGCCACCTTCACCGTTCAGCAGATCAGCGGTGGGCAGGCAAGCGGTCTGTTGACGATCAAGGGCGTTACCAAACCGATTTCGTTTCCCGTCATGGTTACGCTCTCCGGCGACATGATTCACCTGAAAGGGCAGGCCAGTATCGACCGAACGCTCTTTGGCGTCAACTATAATTCGACTAGTTTCTTCGCCGGGCTGGGCGACCACGCCATCCGCAACACTTTCGAGCTAACATTCGACCTGCTGGCCCGTCGAGGCAATGCAGTAGCCGACCGATAGGGCAACAGGCAATTGTTGGTGAGCCGTATAAAATCAAAAGCCCTCCCTGGCTGGGATGGGCTTTTGATTCATCCGCATCGCAGATTAATACCGCTCGTTGCCTTCGTCTTCTTCCTCGGCCAGTTCGGTGATCTCTTCATCGAGTTCATCGTCCGATAAGTCTTCATCGAGCAGGTCTTCGGGCAGCTCATCACCGTCGGCACCGTTCGATACTTCATCGGTGGCGTGCTGCGCCGTTATGTTGTCGGTGTAAAGCAGCGTGTCCGACGCTTCTTCGTCGCCGGGGTTCATGTTGTCAGGCTCGTTATTCACACCGAGCCCGGTATAGGCCACGCCGTTGTCTTCGTCCTCGTTCTGATGATTGGTTTGCATAACGTTTCGTGTTTGTCTGGATAGTTAACCACCCATCCGGCAAAGAGTTTTCGACTACGAACGCCTGCATCGGCCAACAGACAGAGCAGCCGGAACAAGCTTAAATCCGTGCGTGACACTCTGCGTAAACGGTTAATTATTCCCGCAAATCGAACAACTTTTATTCGATTTGCGGGAATAATTCGCTGACTGCCCCTACTTCCAGACCACCACTTTCTCTACCAGCGTGGCTTTGCCGGAAGCGGTCAGGCGGAGCAGATAGGTGCCTTCGGACAAGCTGCCCAAATCAAGCATCTGCTCGGTATTACCTTTGACGGACTGCCCGGCCAACACAACCTGCCCGGATAGCGATAGCAGTTCGACCTGTCCGTCGTGGGGGGCGCGGATGGTCAGGTAGCGGTCGGTGGGATTGGGGAACGCCCAGGGGCCAGTGGTTTCGGTCGGCAAGCCGGTGATGACTACTTTCTGCGACGTATTTTTCAGGTAGCGCAAACCGCCCCCACCCGTTCCCAGCAGTAAGTCAGGCAGGGCGTCGCCGTCGAGGTCGGCGGTGGCAGCGGCCAGTTTCAGACCGGGCGAGCCCAGCGCGGGCAGGCTGTCGAGCAGGGTCAGCGGACCGGTGAGCGCGTCGGGAAACTGGTAGAGTTTCACTTTGCCATCGCCCGACGCGGTGATGAATTCGTTCTTCTGATCGCCGTTCAGATCAGCCAGCGCCAGCGACGATGCACCCGTGTAGAACGTCGTTGGCAGGTTGCCGAAGTTCTGGCTCTGCAACTGGAATACGGGAACTGTGGCCGTACCCGTATTGCGGAAGTAGTGGATCAACCCATTGTTTTTCCCCAGCAGCACGTCGGCTTTTCCATCGCGGTCGAGGTCGGCAACCAGCAGGCGTTCGCCCAACTGCATCAGGTCGGGGTTGGGCCAGCGGACGGCGGTGGGCAGGCTGTACTGCACCGGGGCACCTTTGGCCGCTGCGTTGACAAACAGCCGTATTTCCAGACTACTAGCCCCCGTACCCGTCACGATCAGATCCATACTACCATTGCCATCGACGTCGGCGAAGGTCGGCATCGTGTTGACCAGCGTCAGCGACTGCGCCAGACTCAGGTAATCAGTCGTGATGAGCGCGAAAGCCGGATTTTGCCCGGTGCCTTTGTTTTCAAACTGCCAGATACCCGCCCGGTAGCCCTTCGTCGTTTGCGCCCCCGCGTAGCCAACCAGCAGATCCATGTCGCCGTCGCCGTCGAGGTCGGCCAGGGCGGGCACGGCATTTTCGCCCAGATCGACCATCTCACTTTGCAGAAAGTCTTTCTGCTTCAGCTGAAAATCGGGCTTCGCGTTCGTCCCGGCGTTTTTGTAATACCAGGCCGACGCCCGAAAATCATACAGGTCGTTGTCGTTCTGATCGACGAAAGGCGACGCCAGCAAATCGCGCACGCCGTCGCCGTCGACATCTTCTGAGTACACCCCGGCAAAGGCCGGGAACAGTACCGGGTTCTTCGCCGGAAATAAGGTATCGAAGCGGGTAAAACGGGCCGCGCTGTCGTTGGTCGCGACGTTGATTAGCCGGGCGACACCGGGACAACTGACCGCGCCGAACAGCAGGTCTTTTTTACCGTCGCCATCGGTATCCATCACCGCCAGGGTGTTGCCGCTGTGCATAGGCCGGGCCGCGCCGGTGGCGGGTTTCAGCGGAACAGACTTGCCCGACTGCGTACCGTCGCAGTCGATGCCAAAGACAAAATCGTTGCAGAATTCTTTCAGAAAATGGCCCCAGTAGAAGCAGTCGGGCCGTTTGAAGTCAAGCCCGTCTTTCTTCCCCGTCCGTTCGACGCTCATGTTCTGCTGATAGGCAATCAGATTACCAGTCGGGTCGAAGGTCAGAATATCGATGTCGCCATCGTCGTCGTAGTCCAGAATGGCGGGCAGGTCGGCGGGGGATACATACAGAATCTGCCGACCGGCAAACCCCTGCGTCATCAGTTCGCTGACGGCTACACTGAACGCGACCTTTCCAGTCTGCGAGTCGTTGTGGTATACCCGCACGTTGCCGTCGATCAGGGAGAACAGATCTTTCCGGCCATCACCGTCATAGTCAACGGCAATTACCCAGCCCGACAGCGCGGGCAGTATCGTTTCGTATGCCGGTGCGTATTGCCAGGCAATACCACTTCCGGTCGGGTTGTCGATAGCGACGAACGTACTTACCTTTCGGCTTGTCCGGTCGTAGACGAGCAGGTCGTCGCGGTTGTCGTCATTCAGGCGCAGGGTGGCAAACTGCATGGCGTTCAATCCACCCACCCAGGGGTTCAGCAAGGCCCGCCCATCGACGCTGACGGCAGGCTGCTGACTATATTGAAACCCAAACGGTGCCGACGCCGACTGCCCGTAGCCAACCCACGGAATCAGTGCCAACCAGAGCGTACACAGCTTTTTCATTTACTTTTGGGTTTCTTTTGCAATACGTTCGGGTGCCGATAGCCAACGTTGAACTCGGTCGCCAATACCCCCCACTCCCCTGAGGGGGGAGCATTCCACGGGTGAACCACTCCCCCTTCAGGCCGGGCCGACGCTTCGGGGTTGGGGAGTCGGCCGCTGCGGGGTAAAACGGTTACACCGAACGTGCCGCAAAGAAAACGAACAATACTCCCGTTTACGTCTACCCGACATGGTATCAACCCCTGCCCTGTACGATAAATTTCTGGAATGCACCGGCGTCTCGACCGATACCCGCCGGATTACACCCGATTCGCTGTTCGTAGCCCTCAAAGGCGCGTCGTTCGATGGTAATCAGTTCGCCGAAAAAGCGTTGTCCGACGGGGCTAAGTACGCCATTGTCGACGACCCCGCCGTGGCCGACCGAAACCCGCGCTGCCTGCTGGTGGAAGATGGGCTGCTGGCCTTGCAGGATCTGGCCCGGTACCACCGCCAAACGCTGACGATTCCGGTCGTTGGCCTGTCGGGGTCGAACGGGAAGACGACAACCAAAGAGCTGATCGCAGCCGTGCTGTCGACCCGGTTCCGCACCTATGCGACGGTTGGCAACCTCAACAACCACATCGGCGTACCGCTGACGCTGCTGGCTATCCGCACCGATGGCGACGCATCGGCCTACGAGATGGCGGTGGTGGAGATGGGTGCCAACCATCAGCGCGAGATTGCGTTGCTCTGTAGCATTGCCCAGCCCACCCACGGCCTGCTGACCAACGTTGGCAAGGCGCACCTGGAAGGGTTTGGGGGCATCGCCGGTGTTCGCAAGGGCAAAGGCGAATTGTACGACTATCTGATGCAGACGGGCGGGACGGTCTTTATCAACTCCCGCGACAAGGTGCTGATGGCGATGTACCGCGAACGGCTGAAAACCGACAAATCGGATGAAACGTTTGCTCAGGTCATTTTCTACCCCGCCGACGAGCCAGCCAGTCAGCCCATCGAACTGCTGTCGGAATCGCCCGTTACCTACCGCGACAGCACCGGCGAGACGGTAACGCACCTGCCGGGGCAGTACAACTTCGACAACATGCTGGCGGCTATGGCCGTGGGATACCAGTTCGGCGTGACGGTCGAGGAAGCCAACCGAGCTATCGCGGGGTATAACCCAACCAACAACCGCTCGCAGGTGGTGCAGAAGGGCAGCAACACCGTGCTACTCGACGCTTACAACGCTAACCCCAGCTCGATGGCGGCCGCGATCCGGCAGTTTGCCGCGACGCCCGCCCAGCGTAAGGTGGTGATTCTGGGCGATATGTACGAGCTGGGCGATGAAAGCGCAGCCGAACACGAAGCCCTCGGCAAACTGATCGCAGAGGGCAAGTTTGATCTCGTCATACTGGCGGGTAAAGACATGAAGTACGCGCTGAATGCCCTACCAACGGCGTACTATTTCCCCGATAAATTCTCGCTCCACAACTGGGTGATGGACCACCCCCAGACTGATACGCATTTCCTCATCAAAGGCTCGCGCGGGATGGGGCTGGAAAGCGTTGTGCCGTTTATCTGACCGATACGTTACCATTAGAATGTCCCCGACAGCTTCCAGCCGCTTCGGCGGTCCGATGTTGGAGCCGCTTCAGCGGCTAATCGGGTAGCTGCACTTAGCCTACGGCTACGACATCGGACCGCCGAAGCGGCAGGATGCTGTCGGGGACATTCCAGACAACTCGAATCTTACCAAAAATAGGTCAGGCTCAGGCGGGCGAAGAAGGGCGTACCAGGTGTGAAGTGAATCTCACTAACCGGAGTCGCTTCACCTTTTAATCGACTCTCGGTATCGAACTGGGTTTCTTTCCAGCGGGTGTTGAGCAGGTTCTGCACCGTCAGGCCGAGCGTGTAGTTTTTCCGGTTGTAGTTGGCCTGTAAATCCGTCACGAAGTAGCCTCTCGCTACCACCGTATTGTCGTCGTTGGCGGGTCGGTCGGCCATGTAACGATAGCGCAGCGAGCCACTAAACCCGCCCCCGCCTTGCAGCGACAGCCCGCCCGTCGAGGTAAGGACGGGAGCCAGCGGCAGGTAGTTTTGGCCTTTCTCAGCATCCAGCGACCGGGGGTTGGCCGTGTTCAGGTCAAGATCGGCGAAGAGGTTGGGGCCAGCCGACCGGTTGGTGATCTGGTACCGCGCCGACAAATCCAGCCCCATCCTCCGCGACCGACCGCTCGGTTCGACCACGCCCTCGTCGCCCACGTACACAAACTCCTGTTGCAGATACAGGTACCACGCAGCGGCATTGACCAGCAAACGCGGAAACGGCTTGGCAATAACGCCCAGATCGGAACCGTAGCCACCCGGTAAGATTTGCCGTCCGTTCTGCGCCGTCACGACCCGCGCATCGTTGGAGTGAAAGCCCTTACCCGTGTTCAGGTACAGTTGCAGCGTCGGGTTGACGGTGAAATACAAATTCAGCTTGGGTGACACGATGGCCTGCGTCACGTGCTTTGTCGTGGGGTCCGGGGTCGCGCTCGACTTTACCAGCAAATCCTCGTACTGCGACCGGAACTGATCGACCCGCAATCCGGCGTTGACCGTGAACCGACTCGACAGCTGCACGACTTCGTCGGCGTACAGGGCCGCATTGATTTCGTTGACGTTGCCGTACTGAAGCCGTTCCAGTGTGATCGTCCGGTCTTTGGTGTGCGACAGTTCGGTCGGTCCGTCGCCACGGCCCGGCGTTATGTCCTGCCGGTACTGCGCGCCCAGCGTAGTAGTCCAGCTGGTGCGGCCGAGGGTGGTTTGCGTGGTGTAGCTGCCGTTGTAACCAAACAGGTTGCGGCCTTCTTTTTGGCGAATCTGATCGCCGTTGATGGTGTCGTTCAGGAAGAAGGTGAAGTTGGAATACAGCTCAAAATTGTAGCTGCTGTAGAAAAACTGATTCTTGATGATGTGATTTTTCGGCGTAACGGTCGTCAGTTGGGCATTCAGGTTGGTGCGGCTGGTTTCGCCCCCCTCGGTGGGGTCGACGGACCCAAACCAGTCGACCAATCCCGATTCAACGGCCCGGTCGGGAATCTGCCCGGAGTGGTTCCACTTACTCCAGAACGTCGACGCTGTCAGGGTCAGGGTGGTGTTGTCGCCGATGTGCCGGTGGTATTTGCCCAGCACGTTGACTCGTTTGAAACGCTGCGGATTATCGAAGTACGAATCGCTGTACGAATACTCACCGCCCACATAGGCCGACTGACTTTTCTGCCGGGCGGCATCCCCCAGCAGGTTAATCCCGGCGACGGCCCGGTAGGTGTTGAACTGCCCGGCTTCGAGTTTGACAAACGAGCGGTCGAGCGTGGTGCGGGTACGCATGTTGGCCCAGCCCGCCGTGGCCAGATTCCCCTGATCGGTGGTGTATGGTCCTTTCTTGAAATCGACGCCATCGACCAGTTCGGGAATGACGAAGTGCAGATCGGCGTAGCCCTGCCCGTGGGCGTGCGACACCATGTTGACGGGCATCCCGTCGACGCTCAGGCGAATGTCGGTGCCGTGGTCGAGGTCGAAGCCGCGCAGGAAAATCTGTTCGGCCTTGCCGCCCCCCGCATGCTGCCCGATAAACAGCCCCGGCACCAGCCGCAGAATTTCCTGCGAGTTTACAATGGGCCGCAGCTTGATGTCGATTCCGCTGATGAGCTGCTGATCGGCGGGCCGGAGTGCCGAGACCGTCACGGCGCTCAGGTTGACCGGTGCCGCGATCAGGCTGGTCTGGATATGGGCGGTCTGATCGTCGCCCACGGCCGTTTTCTGCGCGGTAGTGGCGTAACCGATGTGCGAAAACTCAATTTTATACAGCTTGGGGGCCAGTCGGTCGAAGCGGTAACGGCCCAGTTCGTCGGTCAGGGTCATCTTCCCGGTGCCGATCAGATTGACCGAAACGCTCCGTAGCGGCAGGCGGGTCTGTGCGTCGATGACAACGCCGGTCAGTGTGCCGAGGTGTGCGAATGCCAGTTGTACTGTCAGTAAAATCAGGAAAAGAGAAGCCGTTAGTTGTTTAAAATGCATACTCAGTCTGTTGATGATTACCACTGTTTGCGCAGGCTCACGAAGCCGCCAATGGTGCTGGGTAAAAGCTGCCCCTGATCGGCAGCCAGCGAAGCCGTCAGCTGCGTACCGGCCATTCGGGGCAGGTGCCATTGCGCGCTTACCAGTGCCGAGAACTGGTCGAGTGAGGGTAAATACGGTTCGGAGAAGGTGCCATAATTCCGGCTGTACGACAATCGCACGGTCCAGTCGACACCACTGCCAAGCTGCCCCGCTGCGCCCACGTAGCCCATCTGCACCCGATTGTTCGGAAAAAACTGACTAGTCCGGGCCGTTGGTACGACTTCGTTTTGTGGCATGATAAAGGGTGTACCGATGGTGCGGCCCATGTACGACCAGCCCTGAATGTACTGTCCGTGATCGAAATAATTGTCGGCTCCCTGATACTTCGCATTGTAATCGAACGTCGATCCGCTCTGATTCGTCGTCGTCAGGTATTCAACCACGATCCGGTTCAGCCAGCCCGGTCGGCTCCCCGCATTCCGGTGCCAGCTCAGCCCCGTCAGCCCATCGGGCGCGTTGATCCAGAGCAAACCCGACAGGTCTTCGTAAATATGCTGATGGTAAAGCAGCCAGGTACCGGTCGCTGTTTTCATCTCGACGCCCAAATCCATGCTGCCCAGGCCGTTACCAAACCAGTAAGCCCCATCGAAACTGGTATAATCGGCTGTTTCCCAGCTATCGGGCCGCGTACCCAGCACCACCGCCGGGTAATAGTTGAACTGCGAGGGCAGTTTGCCGTTCACAGCCGCCGTCGAGCCGATCAGATAATCAGCCTGCCCGGCCCACTGCACTTCGTGGTTGATGCCCAGGTAGCCTTTGAACCGGCTGGCGGGTTTACCCAGTCGCAGATAAACGTACTTCTGATGCAGATACGCTCCGTGAATGTAGGCCCCCGTAAACCAGCCGTGGACGAAACCCGCGTTGATGGCCACGAAGCGTTTCGTGAAGCCCAGCGGCACGTAGCCCCGCGTAGCCAGCTGCACCTTCGGAATCGGAATGGCGTTGCCCGACCCGTTGATAAAGCCCGACGACAGCGTTGAATCGCCCAGACCGGTCAGTTGCCGCCACCGCCCAACGGCCAGTTCGATCGACCGCCAGCGCCCTTTCGCGTACAGTTCGGGCAGCAGTACCCGGCTTTCGGTGGCGGCATTGCCCACCACCTGCGCCCCCACCGTCCAGTCGAACCGGCGTGGGCGACTGGTTTTGGTGGTATCGGTTGGGGTGTAGGATCGCCGGAAACCGGCCCGTAGCGTACCGGCGGGGGTTGTCAGGGGTACCGTCCCCCACTGATTGGCCCGTAGCCAGAACGGCATGACGCCCCCGATGCGGCCCAGCCACCCACCTCGGCTTCTCCGTGCCAGCCCGCTTTCTCCGTCGACTGCGCCAGCACGGCCCGGCCCGTCAGCCCGACCAGTAGCAACAGCGGCCAACTGCTTATCGCGAAACGTCGAATGGTAGCATGTATCTTCATCGGCTTCCTGATTTCGTAGCTAAGTTAGGAAGCCGATGGTTGTTTAGAGCGACGCAGCCGCCAGGTTATATAAAGGGCCAGTCCGGCCAGCCCAACCAGCGCATAGGGCGCATACCCAACGACCAGCTCGACACCCTGCGTCAGCCCGTTCGGCTGACCGGTGACGCGCTCCACGATCCAGGCCATTGCCGCCACACCCGCCAGCACCGCTCCCCCAACTCGCACGTACGCATATACCGGCGTGCGGCTCAGCAGCATCAGCCACGGGATAATCAGGGCAATTACGAGCAGCTGCATCATTTCGATACCGAGGTTGAAACCCAGAATACTCAGCGCCATTGGCCCCGCATCGAGGTTCAGGTTGGCCAGCGTACCGGCAAAAGCCAGCCCGTGAATCAGGCCGAACCCAGCCGCTACCCATGTTTCGCGACCGGGAAACAACGGACGAACGGCGTGCATGGCCGACACCAGAATCGATACGGCAATCAGAATTTCGACCGGCTGGCCAGGCAACCGCACCCACCCGAGCGAACCCAGCAGCAGCGTCAGCGAGTGGCCCACGGTAAAGGCCGTCACGATGAGCAGCAGCCGCCGTAGGCTGTAGCGCGACCCGCCAAAATTGCCCCATCCAAAACGTCCGGTCCGTCGTCGCGAGCCTGATTGTCCTGTCACCAGCAGCGGGGCGGGCAGGAGCAGCACCAGCAGGAACAGCAGATGGTCGGTACCTTCGGCGATATGCTGCGTACCGAGTCGTACCATCGAGACAAAGCCCATCCAGCTACTACCGGACGCCAGGTTGACAGGTAGGGGTAGCACCCGGTCGTTGACGATGTCAAGGCTGATTTCGCCTACCTGCACGGGGGCGGCTTCCGCCAGTTGCCCGCGTTCCCAGTCCTGCCGCACCGACACCAGAATCTTGTGGGTTCTGACCTGATGCAGCACTGCGTCGTAGTAGAAAGTGAACTGCCGGACATCGGCCTCGCCCGGCGTGGACTCGCCCGGCGAGTCCACGCCGGGCGGGATCATCTGCACCTGCGCGGTCAGTTCCCGATACACCCCGACGATGGGATTCTGCGTTTCGTGCGCGACCAGTTCCCCCACCGAAACGGTCCAGAACCGGCCATCGGGGCTTTGCGGGCGGATGTGGCTTCTGAGGTAATCGCGCAGTTGTGGCCCCAGCCGCGCCACCAGCCCCGCCGATGAATCGTTGACGGCGTGCCCCCAGGCCAATTGCAGTTCGACCAGGGGAATCTGGAGTTCGGCGTCAATACGGTCGGCGTGTACATTGAGTAGCACCCCCGAATTCGGCATGGGATGCGCCAGCGCCATCCGCGAACCACCCGCCAGCAGGAAGAGCAGGAACAAGACTGCCAACCGGCTGACTGCCCCAAAACACCCCACCCTACATCCCTCCCCATTGGGAAGGGACTTGACTTGTCGAATTTTTAAGTCCCTCCCTAACGAGGAGGGATGTAAGGTTGGGTAGTTCAACCAGCTTTCCATGTTCCGACTATCAGTTACCGCCGTAATCGCCCGACCGGTCGCGCCAGACCGAGTGTGAGTGGGGGGTGTTTCTGATGATGACTCCACCCTGATACGAAAACTCGATCCAGACACTTGGGCCATCGATACGCACGTAGTCGCCCGACGCCGTCATGCTGGTGTTACCCGAATAAGCGACGTAAGTGCTGGCCAACTCGTTGGTGTATTTGGTCAGGATGGTAGCGGCCGTGCTGGTGTTCATGTCATTGACATACAGCTTGATAGCTGCCAGTACCAGTGCCTGCTTGTCGCTGCTCAGCTCGCTGACCTGAATACCCGACTTGGTCGACGGA is part of the Spirosoma rhododendri genome and encodes:
- a CDS encoding helix-turn-helix domain-containing protein; the protein is MANGTPSDPPIPSLLMQVHVSLAILLANAIVIIGFFSAGLLLFVSTNRQANRFLALLMFSISCWLIDGLFRLANIYGQNASLYFLPIFYSLGFGPLIYFYVRSLTDSQFVFTRHHAWHFLPVAIQASLYIVLSLNSYEFRDWFWQTIHYPVTYRIEFDGTWLSLLIYVGLSLRLLQWYRRYVQENFSETSQLTLRWLQVLLIGLVLICGQWTYEMVLRDRFNSYYVNDYSYWMLGVVLVAMGIVGLQQRTMEQVQFHAEATPAPPFTEKAADKVNPEYLERIRRAMNIDRLYLNPTLTLIELAQHVKLNPKVVSQVINTGMQQSFNDFVNAHRVSEVKQRLHSDDLNRFTLLGIALESGFNSKTTFNRIFKEHTGLSPSAFAMARS
- a CDS encoding YceI family protein; protein product: MKTIACLSLFLISTLSAVAQRYVADSQQSKLSWTGHSEIGSYAPSGTVQLRQGLIQVRNGQISQARIDIDMRTIQHENGQMQTHLRGEDFFDTAKFPTATFTVQQISGGQASGLLTIKGVTKPISFPVMVTLSGDMIHLKGQASIDRTLFGVNYNSTSFFAGLGDHAIRNTFELTFDLLARRGNAVADR
- a CDS encoding T9SS type A sorting domain-containing protein, with product MKKLCTLWLALIPWVGYGQSASAPFGFQYSQQPAVSVDGRALLNPWVGGLNAMQFATLRLNDDNRDDLLVYDRTSRKVSTFVAIDNPTGSGIAWQYAPAYETILPALSGWVIAVDYDGDGRKDLFSLIDGNVRVYHNDSQTGKVAFSVAVSELMTQGFAGRQILYVSPADLPAILDYDDDGDIDILTFDPTGNLIAYQQNMSVERTGKKDGLDFKRPDCFYWGHFLKEFCNDFVFGIDCDGTQSGKSVPLKPATGAARPMHSGNTLAVMDTDGDGKKDLLFGAVSCPGVARLINVATNDSAARFTRFDTLFPAKNPVLFPAFAGVYSEDVDGDGVRDLLASPFVDQNDNDLYDFRASAWYYKNAGTNAKPDFQLKQKDFLQSEMVDLGENAVPALADLDGDGDMDLLVGYAGAQTTKGYRAGIWQFENKGTGQNPAFALITTDYLSLAQSLTLVNTMPTFADVDGNGSMDLIVTGTGASSLEIRLFVNAAAKGAPVQYSLPTAVRWPNPDLMQLGERLLVADLDRDGKADVLLGKNNGLIHYFRNTGTATVPVFQLQSQNFGNLPTTFYTGASSLALADLNGDQKNEFITASGDGKVKLYQFPDALTGPLTLLDSLPALGSPGLKLAAATADLDGDALPDLLLGTGGGGLRYLKNTSQKVVITGLPTETTGPWAFPNPTDRYLTIRAPHDGQVELLSLSGQVVLAGQSVKGNTEQMLDLGSLSEGTYLLRLTASGKATLVEKVVVWK
- a CDS encoding UDP-N-acetylmuramoyl-tripeptide--D-alanyl-D-alanine ligase — encoded protein: MVSTPALYDKFLECTGVSTDTRRITPDSLFVALKGASFDGNQFAEKALSDGAKYAIVDDPAVADRNPRCLLVEDGLLALQDLARYHRQTLTIPVVGLSGSNGKTTTKELIAAVLSTRFRTYATVGNLNNHIGVPLTLLAIRTDGDASAYEMAVVEMGANHQREIALLCSIAQPTHGLLTNVGKAHLEGFGGIAGVRKGKGELYDYLMQTGGTVFINSRDKVLMAMYRERLKTDKSDETFAQVIFYPADEPASQPIELLSESPVTYRDSTGETVTHLPGQYNFDNMLAAMAVGYQFGVTVEEANRAIAGYNPTNNRSQVVQKGSNTVLLDAYNANPSSMAAAIRQFAATPAQRKVVILGDMYELGDESAAEHEALGKLIAEGKFDLVILAGKDMKYALNALPTAYYFPDKFSLHNWVMDHPQTDTHFLIKGSRGMGLESVVPFI
- a CDS encoding TonB-dependent receptor, translating into MHFKQLTASLFLILLTVQLAFAHLGTLTGVVIDAQTRLPLRSVSVNLIGTGKMTLTDELGRYRFDRLAPKLYKIEFSHIGYATTAQKTAVGDDQTAHIQTSLIAAPVNLSAVTVSALRPADQQLISGIDIKLRPIVNSQEILRLVPGLFIGQHAGGGKAEQIFLRGFDLDHGTDIRLSVDGMPVNMVSHAHGQGYADLHFVIPELVDGVDFKKGPYTTDQGNLATAGWANMRTRTTLDRSFVKLEAGQFNTYRAVAGINLLGDAARQKSQSAYVGGEYSYSDSYFDNPQRFKRVNVLGKYHRHIGDNTTLTLTASTFWSKWNHSGQIPDRAVESGLVDWFGSVDPTEGGETSRTNLNAQLTTVTPKNHIIKNQFFYSSYNFELYSNFTFFLNDTINGDQIRQKEGRNLFGYNGSYTTQTTLGRTSWTTTLGAQYRQDITPGRGDGPTELSHTKDRTITLERLQYGNVNEINAALYADEVVQLSSRFTVNAGLRVDQFRSQYEDLLVKSSATPDPTTKHVTQAIVSPKLNLYFTVNPTLQLYLNTGKGFHSNDARVVTAQNGRQILPGGYGSDLGVIAKPFPRLLVNAAAWYLYLQQEFVYVGDEGVVEPSGRSRRMGLDLSARYQITNRSAGPNLFADLDLNTANPRSLDAEKGQNYLPLAPVLTSTGGLSLQGGGGFSGSLRYRYMADRPANDDNTVVARGYFVTDLQANYNRKNYTLGLTVQNLLNTRWKETQFDTESRLKGEATPVSEIHFTPGTPFFARLSLTYFW
- a CDS encoding capsule assembly Wzi family protein, which gives rise to MPFWLRANQWGTVPLTTPAGTLRAGFRRSYTPTDTTKTSRPRRFDWTVGAQVVGNAATESRVLLPELYAKGRWRSIELAVGRWRQLTGLGDSTLSSGFINGSGNAIPIPKVQLATRGYVPLGFTKRFVAINAGFVHGWFTGAYIHGAYLHQKYVYLRLGKPASRFKGYLGINHEVQWAGQADYLIGSTAAVNGKLPSQFNYYPAVVLGTRPDSWETADYTSFDGAYWFGNGLGSMDLGVEMKTATGTWLLYHQHIYEDLSGLLWINAPDGLTGLSWHRNAGSRPGWLNRIVVEYLTTTNQSGSTFDYNAKYQGADNYFDHGQYIQGWSYMGRTIGTPFIMPQNEVVPTARTSQFFPNNRVQMGYVGAAGQLGSGVDWTVRLSYSRNYGTFSEPYLPSLDQFSALVSAQWHLPRMAGTQLTASLAADQGQLLPSTIGGFVSLRKQW